The following are encoded in a window of Pecten maximus chromosome 17, xPecMax1.1, whole genome shotgun sequence genomic DNA:
- the LOC117315716 gene encoding BPTI/Kunitz domain-containing protein 4-like, whose translation MNSFLVILVFISLSFVYGTSTDEVDCGPVCMVYCHYGNVMDERGCPLCKCNPAPVKEHCEKPVCNKDCLHGYVDDGDGCPTCECITPQ comes from the exons ATGAACTCATTCCTCGTAATTCTCGTCTTCATCAGCCTCTCATTCGTGTATG GAACCAGTACTGACGAAGTGGATTGTGGGCctgtttgtatggtttactgtcACTATGGTAACGTGATGGACGAAAGAGGATGTCCATTGTGTAAATGTA ACCCTGCACCAGTGAAAGAACATTGTGAAAAGCCAGTCTGCAACAAGGACTGTCTCCATGGTTACGTTGATGATGGAGACGGTTGTCCTACTTGTGAATGTATCACTCCGCAGTGA
- the LOC117315715 gene encoding uncharacterized protein LOC117315715, protein MDSIYVFVIIAAMATLGHAQFSPTLTVNSCTASKLQLTLDNAADGGIIYIQGQTSACKQTTSSSSTVHEFDFASCGISWASSFKMIVQKKALYQTGDDKQIPIMCIMDLADLTVANNVNALDKDDDAGQNLTVKPTASMKLYRSGIDIAGSSVQLTDSLTMSIELDAEFQADFDIIAKDCTASTISIIESACAADTDLFPEFTKPAQGYLANSFGAFRTTDLNGGSVAMTFSCTLTVCAGSCAATTCPSGDGYGRKKRGISKRQANPSPAIDDISVGTTVTIAAEEVILQTPDDDTDVCMNRAGFIAGLIITILALIVVMAIAVYMSRKYQEKKGALNKLNGGMTSVAMG, encoded by the exons TGACGGTGAACAGCTGTACAGCCAGCAAGCTCCAGTTGACGTTAGACAACGCCGCGGACGGCGGGATCATCTACATCCAGGGACAGACATCCGCTTGTAAACAGACAACCAGTTCTTCGTCTACCGTACACGAGTTCGACTTCGCCTCATGTGGTATATCGTGG GCGAGTTCGTTTAAGATGATCGTCCAGAAGAAGGCGCTGTATCAGACCGGGGACGACAAACAGATCCCGATCATGTGTATCATGGATCTCGCAGACCTGACTGTCGCCAACAATGTCAACGCCTT GGACAAAGATGATGATGCTGGTCAGAATTTGACCGTGAAGCCGACAGCTTCCATGAAGCTGTACCGATCTGGAATAGACATCGCAGGCAGCAGTGTCCAGCTTACAGACTCCCTTACGATGAGTATCGAACTAGACGCCGAGTTTCAGG CTGACTTCGATATCATCGCTAAGGATTGTACAGCGTCAACCATATCCATCATAGAATCGGC ATGCGCTGCTGACACCGACTTGTTTCCGGAGTTTACCAAACCCGCCCAGGGTTACCTTGCCAACAGCTTTGGGGCCTTCCGAACGACTGACCTAAACGGGGGATCTGTTGCCATGACGTTCTCGTGCACGTTGACCGTGTGTGCAGGGTCATGCGCAGCG ACCACCTGTCCCAGTGGTGACGGTTATGGACGTAAAAAGCGAGGAATCTCGAAGAGACAAGCCAACCCCTCTCCCGCCATTGATGACATCAGCGTTGGTACCACCGTTACCATAGCAGCAGAAGAGGTCATCCTTCAAA CTCCTGACGATGATACAGATGTCTGTATGAACAGAGCAGGATTCATCGCTGGTCTCATCATTACCATCCTCGCCCTTATCGTCGTCATGGCAATCGCCGTCTACATGAGTAGAAAATATCAGGAGAAGAAAGGCGCTCTCAACAAACTCAACGGTGGAATGACGTCAGTCGCTATGGGATGA